A window of the Nibribacter ruber genome harbors these coding sequences:
- a CDS encoding MBL fold metallo-hydrolase: MLVEQIYTGCLAQGAYYVESNGEAVIIDPLRETQPYLDKAESRRAKIKYVLETHFHADFVSGHVDLAKASGAQIVFGPNAETSYEAYIAQDGEELKVGDVTIQVLHTPGHTMESTTYLLKDENGKDYALFSGDTLFIGDVGRPDLAAKSELTQEQLAGHLFDSLRNKIMPLADDVLVYPAHGAGSACGKNMSKETFDTLGHQKETNYALRADMTREEFVKEVTNGLTPPPSYFPLNVQMNKQGYANIADVLEKGLQALNPEAFEAAANETGALVLDTRKPEDFAKGFIPNAVNIGIDGNFAPWVGTLIPDIKQQILLVTEEGREEEVVTRLARVGYDYTIGYLQGGFNAWQAAGKETDAIASISPQEFEQRYKRDGNLKVVDVRKPSEYQSEHVETASNAPLDYLNDYLAEIPKDQQVYLHCAGGYRSMIAASILKARGYDNLVNVQEGFKGISGTSVPRTAFVCPSTLK; encoded by the coding sequence ATGTTAGTAGAACAAATATATACCGGCTGTCTGGCGCAAGGCGCCTACTATGTAGAAAGCAACGGCGAGGCCGTGATCATTGACCCGCTCCGCGAAACCCAGCCCTACCTGGACAAGGCCGAAAGCCGCCGCGCCAAGATCAAATACGTCCTGGAGACCCACTTCCACGCCGACTTCGTGAGCGGCCACGTGGATCTGGCCAAGGCCTCGGGCGCGCAAATCGTTTTTGGGCCCAACGCCGAGACCAGCTATGAGGCCTACATTGCCCAAGACGGCGAAGAGTTGAAGGTAGGCGATGTGACCATCCAAGTGCTGCACACCCCCGGCCACACCATGGAATCTACCACCTATCTCCTGAAAGACGAAAACGGCAAAGACTACGCGCTCTTCTCCGGGGACACCCTGTTCATTGGAGACGTGGGCCGTCCAGACCTGGCCGCCAAGTCTGAGTTAACCCAGGAGCAACTGGCCGGCCACTTGTTTGATTCGCTTAGAAACAAGATCATGCCCTTGGCGGATGACGTGCTGGTGTACCCCGCGCACGGCGCGGGCTCTGCCTGCGGAAAGAATATGAGCAAGGAGACCTTTGACACCCTGGGCCACCAGAAGGAAACCAACTACGCACTGCGCGCAGACATGACCCGCGAGGAATTCGTGAAGGAAGTGACAAACGGCCTTACCCCTCCGCCCAGCTACTTCCCGCTCAACGTGCAAATGAACAAGCAGGGCTATGCCAACATAGCCGACGTGCTGGAGAAAGGCCTGCAGGCCCTGAACCCCGAGGCGTTTGAGGCGGCCGCCAACGAGACCGGCGCTTTGGTGCTGGACACCAGAAAGCCGGAGGACTTCGCCAAGGGCTTCATCCCCAACGCCGTCAACATCGGCATTGACGGAAACTTCGCACCGTGGGTAGGCACCTTGATCCCAGACATCAAGCAGCAGATTCTGCTAGTGACGGAAGAGGGCCGTGAGGAAGAGGTAGTGACCCGTCTGGCGCGCGTAGGCTATGACTACACCATCGGGTATCTGCAGGGCGGTTTCAATGCCTGGCAAGCCGCGGGTAAGGAGACAGACGCCATCGCGTCCATCTCGCCGCAGGAGTTTGAACAGCGCTACAAGCGGGACGGCAACTTAAAAGTAGTGGATGTGCGCAAGCCCAGCGAGTACCAGTCTGAGCACGTGGAGACCGCCAGCAACGCCCCCCTGGATTACCTGAATGACTATCTGGCAGAAATCCCGAAGGACCAGCAAGTGTACCTGCACTGCGCCGGCGGGTACCGCTCCATGATTGCGGCCTCCATCCTGAAAGCCCGGGGTTATGACAACCTGGTGAACGTGCAGGAAGGCTTCAAGGGCATCTCGGGCACCAGCGTGCCTAGAACCGCCTTCGTGTGCCCTTCTACCCTTAAGTAA
- a CDS encoding rhodanese-like domain-containing protein translates to MFNLFKSAPKNYQDLDGKAFKTAFTQAGKTELLDVRTSGEFASGTIPGAKNLDVMSSGFATAIAQLDKDKEYFVFCRSGNRSGTACKQLAALGLKAYNLKGGVGAWPR, encoded by the coding sequence ATGTTTAACTTATTTAAATCAGCCCCTAAGAACTACCAAGACTTAGACGGCAAAGCTTTTAAAACAGCCTTTACGCAAGCCGGTAAAACCGAACTGTTGGACGTGCGCACTTCTGGAGAGTTTGCCTCTGGCACCATTCCGGGCGCTAAGAACCTGGACGTCATGTCTTCTGGGTTTGCAACCGCCATTGCCCAACTGGACAAGGACAAGGAATACTTCGTCTTCTGCCGAAGCGGCAACCGCAGCGGTACTGCCTGCAAACAATTAGCTGCCCTGGGCCTGAAGGCCTATAACCTAAAGGGCGGCGTGGGGGCCTGGCCCCGGTAA
- a CDS encoding YeeE/YedE family protein — protein sequence MLEILSQPWPWYVSGAVIALIMVIMLFFGKSFGFSSNLRVICAACGAGKKVPFFNYNWKNQRWNLLFLVGAILGGWISSTFLSTGETVQISQATIQDLKQLGFSAPQGMQPQELFGMESLLSFKTIALLLGGGLLIGFGSRYAGGCTSGHAISGLSNLQWPSLVAVIGFFIGGLIMTFLLFPLIF from the coding sequence ATGTTAGAAATACTCAGTCAGCCCTGGCCTTGGTACGTGTCTGGGGCGGTGATTGCCCTGATCATGGTCATCATGCTCTTCTTCGGGAAGTCTTTTGGCTTTTCCTCCAACCTGCGGGTGATCTGCGCGGCCTGCGGGGCCGGCAAGAAGGTGCCGTTCTTCAACTATAACTGGAAAAACCAGCGCTGGAACCTGCTGTTTCTGGTAGGTGCCATTCTGGGCGGTTGGATTTCCTCTACCTTCCTCTCTACTGGTGAGACCGTGCAAATCTCCCAGGCCACCATCCAGGACCTAAAACAGTTGGGTTTCTCTGCGCCGCAGGGCATGCAGCCTCAGGAGTTGTTCGGAATGGAGTCGCTGCTCAGTTTCAAGACCATTGCACTGCTATTGGGCGGCGGTCTGTTGATTGGCTTCGGCTCACGGTATGCAGGAGGCTGTACGTCTGGGCACGCCATCAGCGGCTTGTCAAACCTGCAGTGGCCGTCTTTGGTAGCGGTGATTGGCTTCTTTATTGGCGGCCTTATCATGACGTTCCTGCTGTTCCCGCTTATTTTTTAA
- a CDS encoding YeeE/YedE family protein — MKGLKFIVTGILFGIVMSKSEAISWYRIQEMFRFQSFHMYGIIGTAVILGVIAVYLIKKYQLRDYQGNPITFTPKEKSVPRYLYGGIIFGLGWALVGACPGPLFVNLGYAYWPILIAIFGGVVGTYLYGVLKDRLPH, encoded by the coding sequence ATGAAAGGACTTAAATTTATAGTGACGGGGATCCTCTTCGGGATTGTGATGAGCAAGTCTGAGGCCATCTCCTGGTACCGCATCCAGGAGATGTTCCGGTTCCAGTCGTTCCACATGTACGGCATCATCGGGACGGCCGTCATCCTAGGCGTCATTGCCGTGTACCTGATCAAAAAATACCAACTACGCGACTACCAGGGCAATCCCATCACGTTCACGCCCAAGGAGAAGTCGGTTCCCAGGTACCTGTACGGGGGCATCATCTTCGGGTTGGGCTGGGCGCTGGTGGGTGCCTGTCCAGGGCCGCTGTTCGTGAACCTGGGCTACGCGTACTGGCCCATCCTGATCGCCATCTTCGGCGGCGTGGTGGGCACCTACCTGTACGGCGTCCTCAAAGACCGACTGCCTCACTAA